A single bacterium DNA region contains:
- the fliS gene encoding flagellar export chaperone FliS, producing the protein MPNPYESYRQTRISTASQGQLILMLYDGAVKFLNLANEAIPKKEFMTANTNIIKSQNIITELMVSLNMEVGEIAKNLYSLYDYMNRRLIQANIKKDPKIINEVKGMLLELREVWDQAIKKTGGKY; encoded by the coding sequence TTGCCTAATCCTTACGAATCTTATCGTCAAACAAGAATTTCCACAGCTAGTCAAGGGCAATTAATCTTAATGCTTTATGACGGAGCCGTTAAATTTTTAAACTTAGCCAATGAAGCTATCCCAAAAAAAGAGTTTATGACGGCTAATACTAATATCATAAAGAGTCAAAATATCATTACTGAGCTTATGGTTTCCTTAAATATGGAAGTAGGAGAGATTGCCAAAAATCTTTATAGTTTATATGATTATATGAATCGTAGATTAATCCAAGCTAATATAAAAAAAGACCCTAAGATAATAAATGAAGTAAAAGGCATGCTCTTGGAACTTCGAGAAGTATGGGATCAAGCTATCAAGAAAACTGGTGGTAAATATTAA